The window TGTTTTATGATCGCCGGATCATACAGTTTTTACACTTGAGAAATTACAGTTGATCTAATCAATCGCAGTCATCACAACCACGTTCAATTACATCAGTGTCAAATAGTCATCGGCTAGGATGACTACTCGTGTTGAATATGTAGAATTGAATTACATATTCAACGGTTTAATCAGCTTATCTACCTTGTTAAAGAACATCTGGTCGTTAAAAAACCAGAAACCTATTTTTTAGACTCATCGAATTGAGTGTTCTAAAAAATACCTTTCTGGCATCTTTACTTAGTAATAGCACGATCATGAATATTGACGTCAACCATTTACAATAAATGGTGGAGCTATGCGGGATCGAACCGCAGACCTCCTGGATGCAAACCAGGCGCTCTCCCAGCTGAGCTATAGCCCCTTTAACCTGTCTTTTTTGCGTTTGGACTGCGTTGCGCCGCTTCACTCGCTCGATCACATACTGATCATGCTCACTCACTTGCTCATTGCGCGCCTTGCCAATCACAAAAAATCCGGCGTTAAAACCGAACAATATAAGGCGGTGATTTTTGTGCTGATCGAGACGGGAAGATCCGATGTGTGCGAATAGCACATGAGAGACTTTCGAACGAAGAGCAGCGCAAAAATGGTAGGCCTGGGCAGACTTGAACTGCCGACCTCACCCTTATCAGGGGTGCGCTCTAACCAGCTGAGCTACAGGCCTATTTTAACTTGTCTTTTTTGCGCTTGGACTGCGCTGTGCCGCTTCACTCACTCGATCACATACGCTGGTATGCTCACTCGCTCGCTCATTGCACGCCTTGCCAATCACAAAAAATCCGGCGTTAAAACCCTACGGGCCTGTTGACCCTATTGGGTATCGCTATTACTACCAGTTCAGATCAAGTAATTCGTGTGAACGCTTACACATCAAATCGACGTATAAGTTAAGGGAGGTGATCCAGCCCCTGGTTCCCCAAGGGCTACCTTGTTACGACTTCACCCCAGTCATGAACCACTCCGTGGTGACCGTCCCCCGAAGGTTAGACTAGCCACTTCTGGAGCAACCCACTCCCATGGTGTGACGGGCGGTGTGTACAAGGCCCGGGAACGTATTCACCGTGACATTCTGATTCACGATTACTAGCGATTCCGACTTCACGGAGTCGAGTTGCAGACTCCGATCCGGACTACGACCGGTTTTATGGATTAGCGCCCCCTCGCGGGTTAGCAGCCCTTTGTACCGGCCATTGTAGCACGTGTGTAGCCCAGGTCGTAAGGGCCATGATGACTTGACGTCGTCCCCACCTTCCTCCGGTTTGTCACCGGCAGTCTCCTTAGAGTTCTCAGCATTACCTGCTAGCAACTAAGGACAAGGGTTGCGCTCGTTACGGGACTTAACCCAACATCTCACGACACGAGCTGACGACAGCCATGCAGCACCTGTCACTGAATTCCCGAAGGCACTCCCGTATCTCTACAGGATTCTCAGGATGTCAAGACCTGGTAAGGTTCTTCGCGTTGCATCGAATTAAACCACATGCTCCACCGCTTGTGCGGGCCCCCGTCAATTCATTTGAGTTTTAACCTTGCGGCCGTACTCCCCAGGCGGTCAACTTAGTGCGTTAGCTGCGCCACTAAGAGATCAAGTCTCCCAACGGCTAGTTGACATCGTTTACGGCGTGGACTACCAGGGTATCTAATCCTGTTTGCTCCCCACGCTTTCGCACCTCAGCGTCAGTATTGGGCCAGGCTGCCGCCTTCGCCACTGATGTTCCTTCTAATATCTACGCATTTCACCGCTACACTAGAAATTCCACAGCCTCTCCCATACTCTAGCTACCCAGTATCGAATGCAATTCCCAGGTTGAGCCCGGGGCTTTCACATCCGACTTAAATAGCCGCCTACGCGCGCTTTACGCCCAGTAATTCCGATTAACGCTTGCACCTTCAGTATTACCGCGGCTGCTGGCACTGAATTAGCCGGTGCTTCTTCTGCAAGTAACGTCACAGCTAGCAGTTATTAACTACTAACCTTTCCTCCTTGCTGAAAGTGCTTTACAACCCGAAGGCCTTCTTCACACACGCGGCATGGCTGCGTCAGGGTTTCCCCCATTGCGCAATATTCCCCACTGCTGCCTCCCGTAGGAGTCTGGGCCGTGTCTCAGTCCCAGTGTGGCTGATCATCCTCTCAGACCAGCTAAAGATCGTCGCCTTGGTGGGCCTTTACCCACCAACTAGCTAATCTTACGCAGGCTCATCCAATAGCGCGAGGTCCGAAGATCCCCCGCTTTCCCCCTTAGGGCGTATGCGGTATTAGCATGGTTTTCACCATGTTATCCCCCACTACTAGGTAGATTCCTACGCGTTACTCACCCGTCCGCCACTCTACTCACACCGAAGTGCTTTCACGTTCGACTTGCATGTGTTAGGCCTGCCGCCAGCGTTCAATCTGAGCCATGATCAAACTCTTCAGTTTAATCTTTTACCTCTACCTTTCGGTAAGAGGAGACCATTACGCGATTACCTCGCTTCATGATCCAAAATCTCGGCTCAGGAATTAGTTTCTATCTTTTCATTTGCATGATTCGATGAGCCACTTATGTTCCTGATAATAATTTACATCATCATCAACACGTAAGCGCCCACACGAATTACTTGATCCAATCTGTTAAAGAGCTTGGTAAACCGCTCGGGTTTTACCGTATCTTGCCAGCGAAGCGCTACGCTTGCTCTGACAAGGGAGGCGAATTATACAGAACCTATTCACCTTGGCAACAACTAAATCGAAAAAATCTAAGAATTTTAACTATTTAGGAACTTTATTGCCGCTCTTGCCCGAACTGTTTTACAACGGTACCTCGACAAGAGAGCGCGCATTATACGGCCAAGTTTAAGACTGTCAACGACAATCTGTAGAATTTTTACAAAAGATTTAAAAGCACCAACATTCGCTTGTTATTTGCTCAAAAAACGAAGGTTTTAGTACGTATAAACACCAATAGAGCCACCTCATAATCAGCACAATTAAAGCTGCTGGCCGCGACAGAACTAAAGGGCTAATCCCACTTAAAAAAATGATCAAGTTGATAGAAGAGCAATCAAGTTAATATTAGCGTTTTAGTATTGGCAACAAAGCGGGAAGTTTAAAAAAACGAGAAGCCAATAACAGCGCGAGCACCACACTATAAATCAACGCCTCGCCAAAGTCAGAGCGCACCAGCCAGACAAAATGCGCGCAGGCGAGGATACCAATCAAATAGACTAATTGATGAAGCGTTTTCCAGCGTGAACCTAATTTCCGCTGCGCCCAGCGATTGGATGTCAGCCCCAGTGGCACCAGCAAACACCAGGCAAGAATACCCAATGTCATATAAGGACGCTCCGTAAACTCTTCAATAAATATTGCCCAACTCCAGCCTAATATATAGGTCAGCACGGCAAGTAAGTGCAAAGAAGCGTAGAACCAGACAAACAAACCCAGCATTCGCCGATAACTCACTAGTCTTGGTTTTTTGAGAAGCTGTCTTAATGGGGTAATAGCCAGTGTCAGCAATAGGAGACGTAGCGCCCACTCACCGGTTTCCAGAACCAGCTCTTTTCCTGCATCCGGACCTAATAACCCCGCTGAGGCTTGATACACAAGACTAGTGATAGGCAGTAACAGAATTACAAATAACAGCGATTTAGTCACGGCCATGCAAAATTTCCAACTAATAAAATTTGCTTAAATCCATCCCTTTGTACAAAGAGGCAACCTGTTCCCCGTAACCATTAAAAGGCTCAGTCAGGATTCGATTCGGGCTAAAAAGTGTTGAAGGTAAGCGACGTTCTGATTTCTGACTCCAGCGCGGGTGATCTACATCCGGGTTTACATTGGCGTAGAATCCATACTCACTAGCCTGCAGCATATTCCAGGTTGTGGCAGGCTCGCGTTCGACAAACCGGATTTTCACTATCGACTTGATACTTTTAAACCCGTATTTCCAAGGTACCACCAATCGCAAGGGAGCGCCGTTTTGGTTAGGTAGCTGCTTGCCATATAAACCCGTGGCCATAAAGCTCAGCGGATTCATGGCTTCATCCATCCGCAAGCCTTCAACATAAGGCCAATCGATACTACTAGTCCGAGAACGTTGGCCGCGCATTTCTTTTGGCCGGTAAAGCGTTTCAAATTGAACATATTTCGCTTTAGCAGTCGGCTGAAATTGCTGAATCATACTGGCTAAAGAAAAACCCACCCAGGGAATAACCATTGACCACGCTTCTACACAGCGCAAGCGATAGACCCGCTCTTCAATATCCAGCTTGGCAAGAATATCTTCAAGGGCATACTCGCCAGGCTTTTCAACGTGACCCTCTACTTTGATAGACCAAGGGTCAGTAGTTAATTCATGGGCATATTTAGCCGGATCACCTTTACCCGTACCAAACTCATAAAAGTTGTTATAACGGGCAACATCTTCGTAAGGCGTTAAAGTTTCATCTGTATAATATCCACTAGCCTTATCTTTGGTCACAGGCTTAAACGACAAATCACGCAAGGCCATATCTGTTTCAGCCAAAGCTTGCTTGCCAATAGTCAGCACTGAGGCTGCCAACAAGGAACGGCCCATAAACTGGCGGCGATTAAGATAAATAGATTCTGGTGTAATCTCTGAGGAAGGGATATCTGCTGGCTTTAGAATCAACACCGGTAACTCCTTATATTATTGCCCTTAAGCAGGCCTTAGTAGTCAGAGCAGTTTTACGCTGAATAATTCCCAACCGATGACTAAAACTTAGCGCAGCTTAGTCCACAATGCAGTAGCCGGGCCAGACAAGGCATAAATCAGAAACACCGCTAATAAAATCCGGGCAGGATCCAACATCACTAAACCAAACAGCAGAACGACCAGAATCATCACCACAAATGGAACTCGTCCACGTAAATCCAGCCCCTTAAAACTGTGGTAAGGCACATTTAAAATCATCAAAAAACCTGCCCCACCGGTTATCAAACCTGCCAACACCGCCATTTCAATCGGCAGCTCCGCGCCCACCCAGCCGGCGTCATGACAAACCCAAACCACACCCGCAACCACCGCTGCGGCCGCAGGACTCGCCAAGCCAGAGAAAAAGTTTTTATCTGCAGTATCAATTTGCGTGTTAAAACGCGCCAAACGCAACGCCGCACAAGCAACGTAAATAAAAGCACAGGCCCAACCAAACTTACCCAATTCCACCAATGCCCAGCTAAACATCACCAGCGCTGGAGCCATCCCGAAAGAGACCATATCCGCCAAGCTATCATACTCAGCACCAAACTTACTTTGGGTGTTAGTTAAACGCGCTACTCGACCATCAAGCCCATCAAGAATCATCGCAACAAAAATAGCGATCGCTGCTACTTCAAATTTACCGTGCATACTGGACACTACGGCATAGAAACCAGAAAACAATGCTGCCGTAGTAAATAAATTAGGTAATAAATAAATACCTCTACGCCGAACCGTTTTACCATCGATAGACTCTTCTTCTTCATGCTCATCTATCAAAATTAATGACTCTAAAGCGGCGGCTGTATCAGATACATTAGATGATGATTCCTTTTTCTCGGAGGAAACATCGCGCAATGGAGGAGTAGACTCGTTCTGTTTATCGCTCATATCAGTTCTTTCAAATCGCCTAGGCTTAAACCGGCAGGGATGCCAATGATAAAGTAAAATCAGTTCCGGTACGACGCTTTTGCGCAATCCCAAAAGGCTTTAACCAAAGGGTTTTCCAAACGCTGCGCCGACGCGGCCAACCCAATCGCGAACGGGGTCAGTGGTGGCTGCACATCTATTACCTCTACTTTATCTTTTAGAGGACTGTTGGCGAGCACCAATTCCGGTACCACGCCAACCCCAAACCCCAAACCGACCATGCTGACGATCGCCTCATGCCCGCTAACCTGAGCGTAAATATCTGGCTTGATACCCCGCCCTCGAAACCAGTGATCCAACCGCGTCCGCGCCAAACCCCGTTCAGACACTATAAAAGGTATCGCCTGCCAGGGGATTGGGCTGTTGGCATCTAAATAGCGACGCAATTGGCTTTCCACCGCACAATGCATTCTTGGGTAAATAAACTGCAAGGGCGAATGGGTTAGTGTCTGAAATTGGAGACGGCTCGATAGCTTGTCAGGCCGGGCGGCAATCGCAATATCGTCATCACCCGCTAATAAATGCCCGATTGCATCCGCCTGGTCGCCGGTACGCAACTTAATTTCTATATCTGGATAGCGCAAACGAAAAGACTCCAGTACGCCCAACAGCACACTATAAGTCGCTGTTACAGAGCAAAACACGCTAATCTCACCTTTCAACCCTTCAGTTTCACGCTTCACTGACTGATGAAACGACTGCCACTGCCCCAGCGCCTGCCGCGCATAACCCTGAAACTGTCGGCCGATTTCCGTTAAACGGACCGTACGGTTATCTCGCTCCAATAAACGCTGCCCCACCTCATCTTCCATTCTACGAATGGTACGACTCACCGCAGAAGCACTTAAATGCATTGCTTCACCGGTCTGGCCGAAATGCAGGGTTTCTGACAAATTGAGAAACAACTGTAAGTCTTTGGTATCCATAACCACTCAAAAAATTTTGTAGGAGGGACAGAGCTGAAGATCTGTCGCTCGACTTTGTATAATAGGATAACCGCAATCCTTATTGCAATTATCGCAACAAAGTATCGCAAATATATCATTTTACGCAACAGCTATTTTTCTATATAGTCCCGCCACTATTTTTTAACCTCCGGCTACGGGGGTTGTGACAACATCAGTGGAGAATCATCATGGGTCAGAATTATTTCAACACCCTTCCCCTGCGCCTGCAGCTGGAAGAACTTGCCAAATGTCGCTTTATGGATCGCGAAGAATTCGCTAATG is drawn from Oceanicoccus sp. KOV_DT_Chl and contains these coding sequences:
- a CDS encoding sulfite oxidase heme-binding subunit YedZ, with the protein product MAVTKSLLFVILLLPITSLVYQASAGLLGPDAGKELVLETGEWALRLLLLTLAITPLRQLLKKPRLVSYRRMLGLFVWFYASLHLLAVLTYILGWSWAIFIEEFTERPYMTLGILAWCLLVPLGLTSNRWAQRKLGSRWKTLHQLVYLIGILACAHFVWLVRSDFGEALIYSVVLALLLASRFFKLPALLPILKR
- the msrP gene encoding protein-methionine-sulfoxide reductase catalytic subunit MsrP, whose protein sequence is MLILKPADIPSSEITPESIYLNRRQFMGRSLLAASVLTIGKQALAETDMALRDLSFKPVTKDKASGYYTDETLTPYEDVARYNNFYEFGTGKGDPAKYAHELTTDPWSIKVEGHVEKPGEYALEDILAKLDIEERVYRLRCVEAWSMVIPWVGFSLASMIQQFQPTAKAKYVQFETLYRPKEMRGQRSRTSSIDWPYVEGLRMDEAMNPLSFMATGLYGKQLPNQNGAPLRLVVPWKYGFKSIKSIVKIRFVEREPATTWNMLQASEYGFYANVNPDVDHPRWSQKSERRLPSTLFSPNRILTEPFNGYGEQVASLYKGMDLSKFY
- the pssA gene encoding CDP-diacylglycerol--serine O-phosphatidyltransferase, giving the protein MSDKQNESTPPLRDVSSEKKESSSNVSDTAAALESLILIDEHEEEESIDGKTVRRRGIYLLPNLFTTAALFSGFYAVVSSMHGKFEVAAIAIFVAMILDGLDGRVARLTNTQSKFGAEYDSLADMVSFGMAPALVMFSWALVELGKFGWACAFIYVACAALRLARFNTQIDTADKNFFSGLASPAAAAVVAGVVWVCHDAGWVGAELPIEMAVLAGLITGGAGFLMILNVPYHSFKGLDLRGRVPFVVMILVVLLFGLVMLDPARILLAVFLIYALSGPATALWTKLR
- the ilvY gene encoding HTH-type transcriptional activator IlvY; the protein is MDTKDLQLFLNLSETLHFGQTGEAMHLSASAVSRTIRRMEDEVGQRLLERDNRTVRLTEIGRQFQGYARQALGQWQSFHQSVKRETEGLKGEISVFCSVTATYSVLLGVLESFRLRYPDIEIKLRTGDQADAIGHLLAGDDDIAIAARPDKLSSRLQFQTLTHSPLQFIYPRMHCAVESQLRRYLDANSPIPWQAIPFIVSERGLARTRLDHWFRGRGIKPDIYAQVSGHEAIVSMVGLGFGVGVVPELVLANSPLKDKVEVIDVQPPLTPFAIGLAASAQRLENPLVKAFWDCAKASYRN